A region of Rhizorhabdus wittichii RW1 DNA encodes the following proteins:
- a CDS encoding protein of unknown function DUF81 (PFAM: protein of unknown function DUF81) yields MTVDTTILHDPMFWLLGIPAVVLLGLGKGGFIGFSTLAMPLVAMAVPPVQAAAILLPLMIAQDAVGVWAFRRSWDRHVMLVMLPGAVLGILLGYVFAASLPEAWILLALGLISILFGAQRLWVERGGTPAPARVLPDSVGFLCATASGLTSQIAHAGAPPYQLWVFPQKLPRDVLVGTTAIFFALMNWIKVPAYVALGQFTPVNLLASAALLPIATLSTFAGVRLVRRIDPERFYVMVYGLTMLVGVKLSWDAVSRLAG; encoded by the coding sequence GTGACGGTCGACACCACGATCCTCCACGATCCGATGTTCTGGCTGCTGGGCATCCCGGCGGTCGTCCTGCTCGGCCTCGGCAAGGGAGGCTTCATCGGCTTCAGCACGCTGGCGATGCCGCTGGTCGCGATGGCGGTGCCGCCGGTGCAGGCGGCGGCGATCCTGCTACCGCTGATGATCGCGCAGGACGCGGTCGGCGTCTGGGCGTTCCGCCGCAGCTGGGACCGGCACGTCATGCTGGTGATGCTGCCCGGCGCGGTGCTCGGCATCCTGCTCGGCTATGTCTTCGCCGCCAGCCTGCCCGAGGCCTGGATATTGCTGGCGCTCGGGCTGATCTCGATCCTGTTCGGCGCGCAGCGGCTGTGGGTCGAGCGCGGCGGCACCCCCGCCCCCGCCCGGGTGCTGCCCGACTCGGTGGGTTTCCTGTGCGCGACCGCCTCGGGGCTGACCAGCCAGATCGCCCATGCCGGCGCCCCGCCCTACCAGCTCTGGGTCTTTCCGCAGAAGCTGCCGCGCGACGTGCTGGTCGGCACCACCGCGATCTTCTTCGCGCTGATGAACTGGATCAAGGTGCCCGCCTATGTCGCTCTCGGCCAGTTCACCCCGGTCAACCTGCTCGCCTCGGCGGCGCTGCTGCCGATCGCGACCCTGTCGACCTTCGCGGGGGTGCGGCTGGTGCGGCGGATCGATCCCGAGCGCTTCTATGTGATGGTCTACGGGCTGACCATGCTGGTCGGGGTCAAGCTGAGCTGGGACGCGGTGAGCCGGCTGGCGGGGTGA
- a CDS encoding NusB antitermination factor (TIGRFAM: transcription antitermination factor NusB~PFAM: NusB/RsmB/TIM44): MAKINERARSRSAARLAAAQALYQQEMEGTPLAALLDEFHQHRLGATIEDVEYAAAEVAFFDDLVKGVDARRAEIDAAIGARLASGWTLERLDRPMRQILRVGAYELIARPDVPTATVISEYVDVADAFYDKKEKGFVNGVLDGIAKAVRV, from the coding sequence ATGGCCAAGATCAATGAACGCGCTCGCTCGCGCAGCGCCGCCCGCCTCGCCGCCGCGCAGGCGCTCTACCAGCAGGAGATGGAGGGCACCCCGCTCGCCGCGCTGCTCGACGAATTCCACCAGCATCGGCTGGGCGCGACGATCGAGGACGTCGAATATGCGGCGGCCGAGGTCGCCTTCTTCGACGATCTGGTGAAGGGCGTCGACGCCCGCCGGGCCGAGATCGACGCCGCGATCGGCGCACGGCTGGCGAGCGGCTGGACGCTCGAGCGGCTCGACCGGCCGATGCGGCAGATTCTGCGTGTCGGCGCCTATGAGCTGATCGCCCGCCCCGACGTGCCGACCGCGACCGTGATCAGCGAATATGTCGACGTCGCCGACGCCTTCTACGACAAGAAGGAAAAGGGCTTCGTCAACGGTGTGCTCGACGGCATCGCGAAGGCCGTGCGCGTCTAG
- a CDS encoding ATP phosphoribosyltransferase (homohexameric) (TIGRFAM: ATP phosphoribosyltransferase~PFAM: ATP phosphoribosyltransferase, catalytic region) — protein sequence MTAQIIIAVPKGRILKEVLPLFAALGIVPEPAFGDEDSRLLRFATNRSDIGLIRVRAFDVATFVAHGAAQLGIVGSDVLMEFDYSELYAPVDLAIGHCRISVAEPVAMAAGDDPREWSHVRVATKYPNITRRHFEARGVQAECVKLNGAMEIAPVLGLSSRIVDLVSTGRTLKDNGLAEVETIAEVSSRLIVNRAAFKTRAGEIGPLVEGFRRAVEDKNAA from the coding sequence ATGACCGCGCAGATCATCATCGCCGTGCCCAAGGGCCGCATCCTCAAGGAGGTGCTGCCGCTGTTCGCCGCGCTCGGCATCGTGCCCGAGCCGGCCTTCGGCGACGAGGACAGCCGGTTGCTGCGCTTCGCCACCAACCGGTCCGACATCGGCCTGATCCGCGTCCGCGCCTTCGACGTCGCCACCTTCGTCGCGCATGGCGCGGCGCAGCTCGGCATCGTCGGTTCGGACGTGCTGATGGAGTTCGACTATTCGGAGCTCTACGCGCCGGTCGACCTCGCCATCGGCCATTGCCGCATCTCGGTCGCCGAGCCCGTCGCGATGGCGGCCGGCGACGATCCGCGCGAGTGGAGCCATGTCCGCGTCGCGACCAAATATCCCAACATCACCCGCCGCCATTTCGAGGCGCGCGGCGTCCAGGCCGAATGCGTCAAGCTCAACGGCGCGATGGAGATCGCGCCGGTGCTCGGCCTGTCGAGCCGGATCGTCGACCTCGTCTCGACCGGCCGGACGCTCAAGGACAACGGCCTCGCCGAGGTCGAGACGATCGCCGAGGTCTCGTCGCGGCTGATCGTCAACCGCGCCGCCTTCAAGACGCGGGCGGGCGAGATCGGCCCGCTGGTCGAGGGTTTCCGCCGCGCGGTGGAGGACAAGAATGCCGCTTAG
- a CDS encoding Ferritin, Dps family protein (PFAM: Ferritin, Dps family protein) yields the protein MAKKAKSALATPTDLSSNSAMSVADALNGILADSFALYFKTKNFHWHVSGPHFRDYHLLMDDQAAQILATTDVIAERVRKTGNTTLRSVGDIARRQSIKDNDADFVSAQDMLKELRDDNLALVAKLREAKDIVDAAKDNATSGILDEWTDQAEERAWFLFETARNA from the coding sequence ATGGCCAAGAAAGCGAAATCCGCCCTGGCGACCCCCACCGACCTGTCGAGCAACAGCGCGATGAGCGTCGCCGATGCGCTGAACGGCATCCTGGCCGACAGCTTCGCGCTCTATTTCAAGACCAAGAATTTCCACTGGCATGTGTCGGGCCCGCATTTCCGCGACTATCACCTGCTGATGGACGACCAGGCGGCGCAGATCCTGGCGACCACCGACGTCATCGCCGAACGGGTCCGCAAGACCGGCAACACCACGCTGCGCTCGGTCGGCGACATCGCCCGTCGCCAGTCGATCAAGGACAATGACGCCGACTTCGTCAGCGCGCAGGACATGCTCAAGGAGCTGCGCGACGACAATCTCGCACTCGTCGCCAAGCTGCGCGAGGCCAAGGACATCGTCGACGCCGCCAAGGACAATGCCACCAGCGGCATCCTCGACGAATGGACCGACCAGGCCGAGGAACGCGCCTGGTTCCTGTTCGAGACGGCGCGGAACGCCTGA
- a CDS encoding thiamine-monophosphate kinase (TIGRFAM: thiamine-monophosphate kinase~PFAM: AIR synthase related protein domain protein) → MSDEQRLIDRLRGLARHPGARGLADDAAVLPAPVGRDLVLTHDMLVEGVHYLPGDPAGDVAWKLLAVNLSDLAAKGAEPLGVLMGFGLTGAADWDAAFVDGLGRALDHFGVPLLGGDTVAQPAGAARVLGLTAIGQAPAGGAPDRRGAKAGDLLVLTGPVGDAGLGLRIARGEVEGPRRLLKAYRLPMPRLAEGRALAPLADAMADVSDGLLIDAARIAAASGLAVAIDLDAVPLSDEARAFGEDRAARLAAATAGDDYQLIAAVPPAAAAAAAHHAVVIGRFEAGSGLHLHDRDGPVPLPGTLGYEHRR, encoded by the coding sequence ATGAGCGACGAGCAACGCCTGATCGACCGCCTGCGCGGCCTTGCCCGGCATCCGGGCGCGCGAGGGCTGGCCGACGATGCGGCGGTGCTGCCCGCGCCGGTCGGCCGCGACCTGGTGCTCACCCACGACATGCTGGTCGAGGGCGTCCATTATCTCCCCGGCGATCCGGCGGGCGACGTCGCGTGGAAGCTGCTCGCGGTCAACCTGTCCGATCTCGCCGCCAAGGGGGCGGAGCCGCTCGGCGTGCTGATGGGCTTCGGGCTGACCGGCGCGGCGGACTGGGATGCGGCGTTCGTCGACGGACTCGGCCGCGCGCTCGACCATTTCGGGGTGCCGCTGCTCGGCGGCGACACGGTCGCCCAGCCGGCCGGCGCGGCGCGGGTGCTGGGCCTGACCGCGATCGGCCAGGCGCCCGCCGGCGGCGCGCCCGACCGGCGCGGCGCGAAGGCCGGCGACCTGCTGGTGCTGACCGGGCCGGTCGGCGACGCCGGGCTCGGCCTCCGCATCGCGCGGGGCGAGGTCGAGGGGCCGCGCCGGCTGCTCAAGGCCTATCGCCTGCCGATGCCGCGCCTCGCCGAGGGCCGTGCGCTCGCCCCGCTCGCCGATGCGATGGCCGACGTCTCGGACGGGCTGCTGATCGACGCCGCCCGGATCGCCGCCGCCTCGGGCCTCGCCGTCGCGATCGACCTCGATGCGGTGCCGCTGTCGGACGAGGCGCGCGCCTTTGGGGAGGATCGCGCCGCGCGGCTCGCCGCCGCGACGGCGGGGGACGATTACCAGCTCATCGCCGCGGTGCCGCCCGCCGCGGCGGCCGCGGCGGCGCACCACGCGGTGGTGATCGGACGGTTCGAGGCCGGTTCGGGCCTCCATCTCCATGATCGCGACGGGCCGGTGCCGCTGCCGGGAACGCTCGGCTATGAACATCGGCGGTAA
- a CDS encoding histidinol dehydrogenase (PFAM: histidinol dehydrogenase), which translates to MPLRLDSRDAGFAAAFTALVDGRREADADVSRDVAAIVAAVRERGDAALADHTRRFDRHDLDSSGWRIDRSTCDTALAGLDPALRQALELAATRIAAYHAAQRPADSSRTDEAGVRMGARWGAVEAAGLYVPGGRAAYPSSVLMNAIPAKVAGVDRIVMVTPTPDGVVNPLVLAAAALAGVDEVWRIGGAQAIAALAYGTERIRPVDVVVGPGNAWVAEAKRQLYGVVGIDMVAGPSEIVVVADKDNDPAWIAADLLSQAEHDPTSQSILFTDDAGFADAVAAEVEAQLGRLATGATARASWDANGAIVTVASLDEVPALSDRLAPEHLELAVADPQALFDRVRHAGSVFLGRHAPEAVGDYVAGPNHVLPTGRRARFASGLSVLDFMKRTSFIALDAAAIAAIGPAAVALATAEGLPAHAASVAARLEA; encoded by the coding sequence ATGCCGCTTAGGCTGGACAGCCGCGACGCGGGCTTCGCCGCCGCCTTCACCGCGCTGGTCGACGGCCGGCGCGAGGCCGATGCCGACGTCTCGCGCGACGTCGCGGCGATCGTCGCGGCGGTGCGCGAGCGGGGCGACGCCGCGCTCGCCGACCATACGCGCCGCTTCGACCGGCACGACCTCGATTCGTCGGGCTGGCGGATCGACCGTAGCACCTGCGACACGGCGTTGGCCGGGCTCGATCCCGCGCTGCGCCAGGCGCTCGAACTGGCCGCGACGCGCATCGCCGCCTATCACGCCGCCCAGCGCCCCGCCGACAGCAGCCGCACCGACGAGGCCGGCGTCCGCATGGGCGCGCGCTGGGGCGCGGTCGAGGCGGCCGGGCTCTACGTGCCGGGCGGCCGCGCGGCCTATCCCTCCTCGGTGCTGATGAACGCGATTCCCGCGAAGGTCGCCGGGGTCGATCGGATCGTCATGGTGACGCCGACCCCCGACGGCGTCGTCAACCCGCTGGTGCTCGCCGCCGCCGCGCTCGCGGGCGTGGACGAGGTGTGGCGGATCGGCGGCGCGCAGGCGATCGCCGCGCTCGCCTATGGCACCGAACGGATTCGCCCGGTCGACGTCGTGGTCGGCCCCGGCAACGCCTGGGTCGCCGAGGCGAAGCGCCAGCTCTACGGCGTGGTCGGCATCGACATGGTGGCGGGCCCGTCCGAGATCGTCGTCGTCGCCGACAAGGACAACGACCCCGCCTGGATCGCCGCCGACCTGCTCAGCCAGGCCGAGCACGATCCGACCAGCCAGTCGATCCTGTTCACCGACGATGCCGGCTTCGCCGACGCGGTCGCGGCAGAGGTCGAGGCGCAGCTCGGCCGGCTCGCGACCGGGGCGACCGCGCGGGCGAGCTGGGACGCGAACGGCGCGATCGTCACCGTCGCCAGCCTCGACGAGGTGCCCGCGCTCAGCGACCGGCTGGCGCCCGAGCATCTCGAGCTGGCGGTCGCCGATCCGCAGGCGCTGTTCGACCGGGTCCGCCATGCCGGCTCGGTCTTCCTCGGCCGTCACGCGCCCGAGGCGGTCGGCGACTATGTCGCGGGCCCCAATCACGTCTTGCCGACCGGCCGCCGGGCGCGTTTCGCCTCGGGCCTGTCGGTGCTCGACTTCATGAAGCGGACCAGCTTCATCGCGCTCGATGCGGCGGCGATCGCCGCGATCGGGCCGGCGGCGGTCGCGCTCGCCACGGCGGAAGGGCTGCCCGCGCACGCGGCCTCGGTCGCCGCCAGACTGGAAGCTTAG
- a CDS encoding protein of unknown function UPF0016 (PFAM: protein of unknown function UPF0016) yields the protein MDVILASTLLVAFAEIGDKTMLLAIILACRFRAPVPIILGIFAATIVNHALAAWAGSAVSGLLDGTWFSLAVALGFLAMAAWTLVPDKLDEDEAAVKPARYGVFLTTVVAFFMAEMGDKTQIATVALGARYHAVGLVAAGTTLGMMIANVPAVFLGDRITRIVPLKAMRIAAATIFAILGVLALRELM from the coding sequence ATGGATGTGATCCTCGCCTCGACCCTGCTCGTCGCCTTCGCCGAAATCGGCGACAAGACGATGCTGCTCGCCATCATCCTCGCCTGCCGCTTCCGCGCGCCGGTGCCGATCATCCTCGGCATCTTCGCCGCCACCATCGTCAACCATGCGCTCGCCGCCTGGGCGGGCTCGGCGGTGTCGGGGCTGCTCGACGGCACCTGGTTCAGCCTCGCGGTCGCGCTCGGCTTCCTCGCCATGGCGGCGTGGACGCTGGTCCCCGACAAGCTCGACGAGGACGAGGCGGCGGTGAAGCCGGCCCGCTACGGCGTCTTCCTGACCACCGTCGTCGCCTTCTTCATGGCCGAGATGGGCGACAAGACCCAGATCGCCACCGTCGCGCTCGGCGCGCGCTACCATGCGGTCGGGCTGGTCGCGGCCGGCACCACGCTCGGCATGATGATCGCCAACGTCCCCGCCGTCTTCCTGGGCGACCGGATCACCCGGATCGTGCCGCTCAAGGCGATGCGCATCGCCGCCGCGACGATCTTCGCGATCCTTGGCGTGCTGGCGCTGCGCGAGCTGATGTGA
- a CDS encoding LSU ribosomal protein L33P (PFAM: ribosomal protein L33), giving the protein MAKPTTVKIKLVSTADTGFFYVTKKNPRTQTEKLSFRKYDPVVRKHVDFKEAKIK; this is encoded by the coding sequence ATGGCCAAGCCGACCACCGTCAAGATCAAGCTCGTCAGCACCGCCGACACCGGCTTCTTCTACGTCACCAAGAAGAATCCGCGCACCCAGACCGAGAAGCTGAGCTTCCGCAAGTACGACCCGGTCGTGCGCAAGCATGTCGACTTCAAGGAAGCCAAGATCAAGTAA